A region of Fusarium keratoplasticum isolate Fu6.1 chromosome 6, whole genome shotgun sequence DNA encodes the following proteins:
- a CDS encoding Protein kinase domain-containing protein, producing MATRGFKSLRRPSLTLVSGARRCFGLKGMVPRIATRGLATAAQVSQPTLMEDHNARLISMGYTFNYIEHVENLEQYCHGGFHPVSLGETLNNRYLILNKLGHGGYSTVWLSWDILKQKYAALKIVLADFGEDSTEVDILQHLAARPGSKYPGKSLIRHVTDNFHFDGPNGRHTCLVNDPAMMSLRLAKDASFCRLFQPRTARAIAAQVVQALAYLHEGGVVHGDLHLDNVLLRLPERIRRLSPDQLHKKHSQPETVPVTRLDGAPLDENAPHHAVLPIWLGQKSEEVTLADARILLGDFGESYKPSNEKRQYCNAPIRYRAPEAQFPDACQPLSFSSDIWSLGCLIWGVMGQSPLFDAWTLSEDEILRDQTDLLGEIPEEWSVYGRSQPEYWAEEDMDVTPVQSADRGFTWEDRLERSIQQSRRENGMKTMSENEKEAFIEMMKQMITFRPENRASARELLESRWMRQWALPEVRKTRDS from the exons ATGGCGACTCGCGGTTTCAAGTCGCTGCGGCGGCCTTCTTTGACTCTGGTATCTGGAGCTAGGAGATGTTTTGGTCTAAAGGGAATGGTACCGAGGATTGCGACCCGGGGGCTTGCCACCGCCGCTCAAGTATCTCAGCCTACCTTGATGGAGGATCACAACGCCAGACTGATCAGCATGGGATACACCTTCAACTACATCGAGCAtgtcgagaacctcgagcAGTACTGCCATGGCGGCTTCCATCCCGTCTCGCTGGGTGAGACGCTCAACAACCGCtatctcatcctcaacaagctcggACATGGCGGCTATTCGACTGTGTGGCTCTCGTGGGATATCTTGAAGCAAAAGTATGCCGCCTTGAAGATTGTGCTGGCCGACTTTGGAGAGGACTCGACAGAGGTAGACATTCTTCAGCACCTTGCGGCCAGACCTGGAAGCAAGTATCCTGGAAAGTCACTTATCCGACATGTGACGGACAACTTTCACTTTGATGGACCCAATGGGAGGCATACGTGCTTGGTCAACGACCCTGCCATGATGTCTCTACGTCTCGCCAAGGACGCTTCGTTCTGTAGACTGTTCCAGCCGCGGACTGCCCGAGCTATTGCTGCTCAGGTGGTCCAGGCCTTGGCCTACCTCCACGAGGGCGGCGTGGTGCATGGAG ACTTGCATCTGGACAACGTACTACTACGGCTCCCTGAACGAATCAGGCGTCTCTCCCCGGATCAGCTTCACAAGAAGCACAGTCAACCCGAAACGGTTCCCGTGACTAGACTGGATGGAGCTCCCCTCGACGAAAACGCGCCTCACCACGCTGTGCTGCCTATTTGGCTGGGTCAAAAGAGCGAGGAAGTGACCCTGGCGGATGCAAGGATTCTTTTGGGCGACTTTGGCGAATCGTATAAACCCTCCAACGAGAAGCGACAATACTGCAACGCCCCGATCCGATACCGAGCACCCGAGGCTCAATTCCCTGATGCATGCCAGCCTCTTTCTTTCAGTTCCGATATTTGGAGTCTTGGATGCTTGATCTGGGGGGTCATGGGACAAAGTCCATTGTTCGACGCTTGGACGCTGTCCGAAGACGAGATTCTACGAGATCAGACCGACCTGCTTGGAGAAATACCAGAAGAGTGGTCAGTCTACGGAAGAAGCCAACCCGAATACTGGGCCGAAGAAGACATGGACGTCACACCGGTGCAATCCGCCGACAGGGGCTTCACATGGGAAGACAGACTGGAGCGAAGCATCCAGCAGAGCAGACGAGAAAACGGCATGAAGACAATGTCGGAGAATGAGAAGGAAGCGTTtatcgagatgatgaagcagaTGATCACCTTCCGCCCCGAGAACCGGGCTTCGGCCCGGGAGCTGCTGGAGTCGAGATGGATGCGGCAGTGGGCGCTTCCCGAGGTCCGAAAGACCCGGGATTCATGA